ttctatatatagaCTAGAAAAGGGCAGACCTAAGTGAATTACTGAGAGACTAAGAAGTGATTACTGCAATGGAAGGAAGACGTTCCTATGTGATTCTAAGCATCTTGGTATTTGGGTTGGTATTACTAGAAGATGATATCGGTCGACAGAAGGGCTATGTTGCTGCATCAGACTTGGCTGGTTTGAACTCACAAGCTGCTTCCATTCGTTTCAATTACCAACTGAGAACAAACCCAGCTGGACGACATCCTAGCCCTATGCACAACCAGCCAATTCACTATAAAAGTCCTCCTCCGGCTCCGAAGCGTAGCCCTCCTCCTCCGGCACCGTTGCGTTGTACTCCTCCGGCTCTCGTCCCTCCTGATGTTAGGAAATAGAACATATCAGTTAGGAGATCACCATCATCAATAATCAAGACCTTTTAGCCAACCGAATCACAAAGTGCTTTTGTGATAATGATCTCCAGCTACTGATGATGGCAGCTAGCCTAGAAGACTTTGTTGTTCTCCCACTTTCAGAAAGTTGTAGTTGCATGGATCCATCTATCgctggtttctctctctctctgttgtcTTTTAATTTCTCTAGTTAAAGAGTAAGGTCTTACTGTAATACATACATTTGATTGAAACTTTTGAGGTTTTTATAACTTTAAGCTAGGATGTgctaacataaaaaaatattatattggATAATGattgtcaaaaaaataaatttttttggtaggttTAAAAATCTTCACTTCTTTTCTGTCTAATTTTTCTTGCAATGAATCGGAACCTTAGGCTCTATCTGATTGCAGAAAAATAAAGGGAGAAAAGTGagatgaaattaaaaaatgattttttttttttttttaattattacataGAACGGAAGAGGGTTCCCATGGGAACAATACCATCTACGTGGGACTCACATGATGAGGGGGGAAGGAGTTCAAATTGTCTACAATGAGTGGTGAGATGCAGCGATCATCCAACGACTGGGTGCATGGCAGTGTCCTCCCAATAGCTGGAAGTTCACTACACCTCACTGCTTTACTGCAGATGATTTTGATGGGGGTGGAGgacagagaaaataataaaagaaacccATGTGAAAAAGCATACCTTACATTGGcagttttgaaatatttttcccTTATTGCCTAAAATGATTGTGTacttaatttcaaatcatttcaaATACAATTGTACAATTTAATCATTGCGCTACAGGCTAACCCACTATTGAGTTGCTCTCAAGATATGATGTCATAATCTTTTCTTTAAAACCAACatcacttcccttctcttccttctgcCTTTTGCTAAGCTAGGCCTCTTCCTAAAAGCAGTAGGAAAGACAACTTGTGGGAAACCTAAAAGCAATACGATCAGGTCCAGTTGTCTGGGTCCATAGGCTTCACCTGGAAAAATATGGGGTAAAATGAAAATCCAGTTGTTAAGTTATGGGCTTCACCTAGATGTCACTTATCCCAGTCAAAGACTTCGGCTTGAATAGCTGTTGGAATGACAAATTTTCGCCAATACGATGAGGTCCAGTTGTCTGGGTCCATAGGCTTCACCTAGAAAAATATGGGGTATAATGAAAGTCCAGTTGTTGAGTTATGGGCTTCACCTAGATGTCACTTATCCCAGTCAAAGACGTCGGCTTGAATAGCTGGTGGAATGACTAATTTtcgcctttttcttctttcctggaGGACGATGTTCAAGGCCCAGTTTCCAGTATTACTAGCCCAGATATTATATGATCATGAGTCATGGGTATGACGCCCATTAAACGACAGAAAAATATTATTGAGTTGTATTTGGGCTTGTAATTTTGATGGAAGGAATGAATAACGTATAATAATAGGAAGACAGAAGCCTGAAAGGCAGCATGACCCTGTACCCAAACACAACGGAAGCGAAATGATTACCCTACTCCTCATAGAAGACAGAAATTCTAGGAACCCTCTCTCGTAATTGTAATAGTATTActgtagtaataataataataatggtagCGGATCTATATTCTACTTCAGAGTGATGACATCTATATGCCCCACTAGGGGTTGGAGACAATTCAGCAAGGGGCTATGAGGAGGAACTAGCGTGAGTGAGATGTGAattggatgagagagagagagagagagagagagagagagagagagagagaggtacacATTGATTATATAACAATTTGAGATCGAATCCTTTGCATGTATGTTCACTTGAACTAACATCTCAAGCGCAAAGAactgtcctatttctttccatttaagGGGTGTAGATAGGTATATATGGAAGCAGAAGGGACCACGTGTTGGCATTTGAGATGTAGGTTCAGGTAAACGTACCAATAAAAGAAGGTAAATGAATCAAGTTGTTTtcaccccccccacccctcaaGAAATCAGGGCATCAAGTGTAATAGGCCAAATTGTAAACACTCTACGCCAATACCTAGACGAATATAAATGAGTCAGAGGGATGGTGGTaatattcctttcttttttctttttctttttttaataagtgGCAATATTCATTAAAATGGGATCTTCTAGATGGCACCATTNNNNNNNNNNNNNNNNNNNNTGGAAGTTCTACCTAGAGATctggattcttgatttttgtaaGCTTTACTGTGGTTACTTGAATGTCTCTTCATAAATTCTCTCCTTGGAGACATTCATACGCTTAATTGTTTCATGCTTACCCAATTGCATAGGAATCTTTATAATCGCCAGGGAAAGGACCCATCAGATTGAAGATATGAATGAAGCTTAGccaaataaagaaggaaatggGGCATTGGATCAAGAGTTGCCGAGAAGGAACTAAATTCATTTATTAAAGtggatttctctttctcattttaaataatttttagcaTGGGTTTTAGACTTAGTATTTGAATTGGGTAGAGATATCTCTCCTATATGACTGCTATTCCTTGATGGATTGTTGATGCAGCCATTAAATTCATTGTATCAAATTATTTGTGTTGCAGCCAGCTTTATGAGAGGAATCACCACAATCAGCCTCtttagaataattttttattatctaaattaaattaattatttaatattgATGAATCCCACATTTTATTGTAACCATCAAATTATAAAGGTCATATTAGTAGGTGTTAATGTGATGACGTTATTTGATAATAGTGTTCTTGTAATTATATTGTAGTATAGCAACTTTCCCTTCAATCACAAATTCTGATATCCAAACATACATGGggtggtaaagttcaactttCCCAAGCCAACCAAACAAGCATGGGGTGGGAAAGATATACTTTTCTACAACTTTTCCATTCTTGTCATTCACCCCAAcaacatgtgggacccatgTGTCATACAATCCCACCCCagactcccctctaaacaaacggggccgTAGGAAAGACAACTTGTGGGAAACCTAAAAGCAATACGATCAGGTCCAGTTGTCTGGGTCCATAGGCTTCACCTGGAAAAATATGGGGTAAAATGAAAATCCAGTTGTTAAGTTATGGGCTTCACCTAGATGTCACTTATCCCAGTCAAAGACTTCGGCTTGAATAGCTGTTGGAATGACAAATTTTCGCCAATACGATGAGGTCCAGTTGTCTGGGTCCATAGGCTTCACCTAGAAAAATATGGGGTATAATGAAAGTCCAGTTGTTGAGTTATGGGCTTCACCTAGATGTCAATTATCCCAGTCAAAGACGTCGGCTTGAATAGCTGTTGGAATGACTAATTTtcgcctttttcttctttcctggaGGACGATGTTCAAGGCCCAGTTTCCAGTATTACTAGCCCAGATATTATATGATCATGAGTCATGGGTATGACGCCCATTAAACGACAGAAAAATATTATTGAGTTGTATTTGGGCTTGTAATTTTGATGGAAGGAATGAATAACGTATAATAATAGGAAGACAGAAGCCTGAAAGGCAGCGTGACCCTGTACCCAAACAAAACGGAAGCGAAATGATTACCCTACTCCTCATAGAAGACAGAAATTCTAGGAACCCTCTCTCGTAATTGTAATAGTATTActgtagtaataataataatggtagTGGATCTATATTCTGCTTCAGGGTGATGACATCTATATGCCCCACTAGGGGTTGGAGACAATTCAGCAAGGGGCTATGAGGAGGAACTAGCGTGAGTGAGATGTGAAttggatagagagagagagagagagagagagagagagagagagagagaggtacacATTGATTATATAACAATTTGAGATCGAATCCTTTGCATGTATGTTCACTTGAACTAACATCTCAAGCGCAAAGAactgtcctatttctttccatttaagGGGTGTAGATAGGTATATATGGAAGCAGAAGGGACCACGTGTTGGCATTTGAGATGTAGGTTCAGGTAAACGTACCAATAAAAGAAGGTAAATGAATCAAGTTGTTTtcaccccccccacccctcaaGAAATCAGGGCATCAAGTGTAATAGGCCAAATTGTAAACACTCTACGCCAATACCTAGACGAATATAAATGAGTCAGAGGGATGGTGGTaatattcctttcttttttctttttctttttttaataagtgGCAATATTCATTAAAATGGGATCTTCTAGATGGCACCATTTTAGTGTCACTTTTTTTTAACCTTATAATATTTTATCTTTCTAATAtaatacatatttttttcaataaggGTAAATACTGTTATTTTATATGTATACTAAAAATAAATGCAAGACAATGATAACTTTTGATAATTACATAATGATAAGTCACtttgaaattatttttgaaaacctttttaTCCTCTTTAATTGAAGAATTTATGGCAATTTGATGAAGAACAATTAAATAAAGGcatcaaattctaaatacacatatagaggtgtcatttagatAACATACGATGATGACTTGTAAAGGAATCTTATATGCTAGTATCTTATTGATAGTTGGATACAcctctcatcatcatcttagATATTCACCTGTCTATTGTTGCAACCCTATTCTCTACATCTTTGATAtagcacctctctctctttctctctctcactttatGGTTTTTAAAGAAATTAAGAGAGAATAGGAGAATGGATCAAATGTAAGCAAACAATAACACTAGGAAATCTGCGATCTAACATAGAGTGAGGCTGCTGACTATAGTAGCTGGCTTACACACATTTCGTACAAAAATAAGCATAATACAATAAGTAATGAATGAGCACCTCTCtttctagcaaaaaaagaataagCACCTCCCTCAAATAGGAGAACGTTGCGTGTTAAAGCACCACTACCACGAGCGAAAATGTGAACAAAGCAACTGCAGCACCGGTTATTTATATAGTTCCAACTAAGCATCTCTTAATTAGGCTGGGTAGGGTAACCAGGTTACTAAACAGAGGAAGGAAttggtttctcttcttttgggggttTGTACACAGGCGTTGGTAGCTTCTGCTCTGGTGCTGGCTTCTCCACCGGAGGAGGCTTGTACACAGGAGTTGGTGGTTTGTGTTCTGGTGCTGGTTTCTCCACCGGAGGAGGCTGTTAGACAGTAGTGGGTGGTTTGTATTCCACTGGTGGCTTCTCGGTCGAAGGAAGCTTCTGTTTGGATGGTGGCCGCTCCTCCTTTGGTGGCGCTTTTATTCTAGTGAGGGTGGTTTATTCATCGGAGGAGGCTCGTTATAAACATGCACTGGCGACTTCTCCATCGATGGAGGCTTTGCTTTGGATGGTGGCCTCTCTTCCTTTGGTGGTTTCTGTTTTGGTGGCCGGTAGTGGTGGTTTATTCATTGGAGGAGGCTTCTTATAAACAGGCACTAGTGGCTTCTCCATGGAAGGAGGCTTCTGTTTGGATGGTGGCCAGCCTCTCTTCCTTTGGTGGTTTCTGTTCTGGTGGTGGTGATTTAATCATTGGTGGAGGCTTCTCATAAACAGGAGTACTGCTTGGCGGCTTGTACTCTGGTGGTGGCGGCTTCTTCACTGGAGGAGGCTTGTACTCAGGTGAAGGTGGTTTTCCATATAGAGAAGAAGCCTGCTTCTGATAATCGGCTAAGGAGGGAATAGTGAGAACTACCACTCCCAAGAGGAAAAACAATAGATGAGTGAGAGAAGGGATATCATAGGTTCGGATTTATTTGTTGATCTATCTGATGTAGAACTGGAAGACTAGGTTTGGCCTTTTATAATGGAAGTGAACATGTTAAGTTTgtttcgaattcttgacccattttgaagattgacccgatccgacatattttggtggtgacccgaatggaaatttttttgagatctgtgatggaagtagaggggttgggccgataggcccaagcccggagcccatcactgatctcgtatgggggtgcaggGGCATAGCCCCCACggtatggttcgatcggatcgaccgtgatccgatgggtcgacccacgattttggagtatatataatgtactgttgcttgttgagaaagtcattgtattctagggttttcacgcaactagggtttcagggcgagtttttcttcgccgctgctagggtgtaatctctcttctgtatagtgaatcatcttcttcttcgcccgaggacgtagcacaccaccctggtgtgtgaacctcgttaaatctttgtgtcgtacagatctattgtctctttattattcgtgtttcttggtgtttgatctaacagaacCCAATATCAACCAGCCATGTACCccacaccatttttttttttatgaaaaaaaattattatcgACGGAACAACATTCCGGCATGATCAGCATACAAGGATTGCCAGctaagagggggagggggagaagaaaaacaaagcaaagaagaCTGATCCATAGCAGCCCGTGAAGCCAAACAATCAACGACAGAGTTTCCTTTGCGAAGGGTGTGAGTAAAACAAACGTTGAAGTTACCCACTAGGGAAGACAATCAGAAATAATTGAAGAAATGCGCCGAGGACAAGCAGTAGTTCATCTATTGAGGAGGTTCACCACAAGCTAATTATCACTTTCAATAATGATAAAGGCAAACGGTAAGTGTGCACAAGCAAAAGAGCTTGTCTAGCCGCGAGAGCTTCGGCAGTAATAGCATAATTATGACTGATGCAATAAGAAAATCCCCCAACCACAAGAGCCTGTGAGTTTTTGAAGATGCCTCAAATACCTGCATAACTCAGATTACCAAGACTTGCCCCATCGACATTAATTTTAACCAAATCCGAGGTGGGAGGTGACCAAGAGACAAATCTACGCGACCGACAATTGAGCctgggaagagaagggaagaattcTCTAACTGACCTAATAGCCTGAAGCAAGACGTCATTTGGAATGAATGATTCTTCTCAAAAAATCCACGCTCAATACctaatgttagatcaaacaccaagaaatactaaaataaagaaacaatagatccgcacgacacagagatttaacaaggttcacacaccagtgtggtgtgctacgtcctgggcgaagaagaagatgtttcactatgcaaaagagagattatatcattcgggtcgccaccaaaatatatcggagctagtcaatcttcaaaacaggtcaagaattcgagacacaCTTAACACCTAGTCCAGACaaacaaaatgatggaacagtAGACATCAGTTTTGGATGTGGACACTCTATCTTTCAGTGGAATGAGACAATgggagaaaatgaaattaaCAACGTTGGGCGGGTTCTGGAGTAGAGATGGATCTTCCAATTCATCCCAATTCTGAAACGTGCTCGGGCATTTGAAGGAAAATATGGTCTTGATTTTGGGGAGAGCTACAGCAAAGTGGACGACTATTGGGAAGATTGAGACCTCTATAATTTAATAAATTAGGAAGAGGAAGCTTTTGATGCAGGATTTTCCAAATCAAATGTTGAACTTTAGGCGTCATTGGGAGACGCCAAATCTTGAGCCAGTGAGATGAAGGGATTTGGAGAGTGCTATTTAGGGAAATGTTGTATGCTGAAGCAACTGAGAAAGAGCCAGTTGAGTTTGCGTACCACACACACCTATCCTCTGTGGGGAAAATATGGATCAGGATGGAGAGGATAAAACGAGCGATGTCTGGAGGCCACCATTGGAAAATCAGATCTGAGCGCCAAGTTCTTGTAGTCTGATCTATGAAAGGCGCTACCATGGTAGGGGAGTCATGCTGTAATGGGAAGGGAGCTTCAGCTAGAAAGACGTTCGGAATCCAGTAATCTGTCCACGGGTTAATTGAAGTACCATCACCAACTTGTAAAAAGATGCCTTTGCGGAGAAGATCCCTTGCCGAGCATATGGATTTCCATCCCCACGAAACCGTAGAAGGACACTTGGCCTGAAGAAAAGAGGAGTTGGGAAAATGTTTTTGCTTCATGAGCTTTGTCCAAAGAGAAGCTGGTTGTTGAAGAAGTTTCCAACACTTATTTGCTAGCAAAGCTGAATTTACAGTGATCGGTTTTTTTATAATCAGCCCCACCCCCAAATCTTTTTGGTTGGCAAATGGTTCCATGAGATGGCGGGGAGATGCTTGCTAGTACCATTGGACCAATAGAAATCCCTACAAATATTGTCCAGAGATTTGTGAACAGATGACGGGATCTTGACATCGTGCATAACGGCATAGCTAAGAGAGTTGACGGAATAAGAACCAGCTTGCTGATAGGACTGAGGAACTGAGTCTTCCAATGTTGAAGTTTATCTGCGACTCTGTTAAGAAGATCCACACAATGAGCTTTGGACAGCTTACCACTGATATATGGAATTCCCAGATACTTGTCAAGTTGAGCAGTAGGAGCATTTGGAAGAATTCACACAATGAGTTTTGTACCCCGTTTTGTACCCCACACCATGCATTCTTTGCTCTCAGATGTGAGATAGGATCCATTGTTCGTAAGATCATCTGGTCGTACAAATCAGCATCTAATACCTATCATTCATTCTGCTataagaaggataaaaaaaatatatttgaaaacaaaaaggacaGATGTTGGATGTTGATTCATATAACCAGGTGATCGTACAAGTAACTGATCCACTTTCGTAGGGGATGGTGTAAAAAGTTGCCCATTTAATGGGGATGGGTCTAAATTGTTTTTTGACCCATTGGGTAGACAATGCACAAGAGCCACTTAAGGAGTAATTGATTATTGGACACTTGGACCTATGTGGGTGAGGTCATCTAGCTTATCACGATTGTCTCCTTTTGGAGATTTGCGTCTAATGAAAGGGTGGAATCCATTTAgcaagtttttcctttttttctaatgaatccatgcagttgtggggtcaatatgggcccgtGGGATTAGTCAGGCCGAAAGGTTAGATACCTATCattagcacaaaaaaaaatgtttagattgGTTTTGCATGTACAAGGAAGAAGGATTTACTTATTAACCCCAATTTGATAAAAACGAGTTTAATTCTATTAAATGTACCATACCACCCCATGATCCCATGCCACCATGAAAGGACTAATCGTACACAATTGAAGCACATGTTTCCACCTGAGTCATAAATTTCCACAGTGTACTTCATGAACACGGTGGTGGGCAGTTAATCTGATTATATCCTAGTTCTTGGCTAAACTGATGcttaatttattatatttttggtaaatatatcGATTAATTTATTGGCATTATGCTTTATTGTatgtgcatctctctctctctctctctctctctctctctctctctctcatgtagaGTCAAATgattatttcaaaaaaatattataattacTACTCTATTAGTATAGATTTTATTGGAAAACCACGAGAACACAAACAATTCTTACCCCTTGTCCGCCCCTCTACAATAGAAAGTCATTTCGAGCTGACCATAATTGCCTAGAAAATTGTAAAGAAATTAATCTTTTACAAAATCAATTCTTACCCCTTGTCTGCCCCTCTGGGTAATGTTTGAGAACTCGCAATCAAGAAGGGGATTGATCAAGGTTAATATATATTTGGAACGTCATGGATTGGACAGAAATTCtttcattttatatttatagtcaccatttttaattattttttgaccTCTTATTTGTATCGATCCACCGAATCAGTATCAGAAAAGAATCAAAATCGATCAAggtcaataccaatccattcCAACTATTTCCAATCGATCTgatctgattcctcaaaccatgctcgTGAGTCCCATATCTGGCCCCTTTGTCAGTTTCTATTACAATTGCATGAAAGTTAAAAAACAAAATCCGATTCCAGACCCAATTCTAATTCTAATTCAGAATCACAAATCCATCACAGCCATCGTCGAGCCATGTACCACCATCGTTGGaaaattctctcttctccaccttCGCCAAACAAGAAATTGTAGATGGAAGATTGGGGATTTGAGAATTTTAAGGTTAAAGTTGagataagggtaaaatggttattagattttaaatgttttaattcaaaatataagaaaagataaaataatcatttctatttcaaaaactaATACCTCACTTACAATGTTATATTTTATAGACCATAACATAATAAATGAAACTCAAGGAGTGGATATATTTAGGTCAAACCTCAGGTAAGATAtatgtaaatttcccttaaaaACTATTAACTGCGGTTCTTGTAAATTAAAACGGAACTCAAAACaattattacaaaaataaataataataataattcagaCCTACCACATTGAGCATAAACACTAGTGACACCCCATATGTCCCATCTCGTATAGGCATCTAGTTCCTCTCTATagttttaccaaaagaaaaaacttccGCTTTATAGTCTATAGCAAAATTTAGTTATAGGTATCGGTATCAAAAAATACCGATCCGACATCAATTCAGATCAAATTTGATTATTGTGGATCATAATCGATTTGAATCGATCAGGTATTGATATTAATCTCAATCAATATTAATACAATACAATCAATAGGACCAATCCACAATCTTAGAACAATGGTCACTAGCCAATGCCATCTCTTTCATACgttttttatttcaatcaaCCTAGACAATCCCCTCCTCTCTCCATCACAACCACACATCGTATAGTGTTGAAATTCAGTGCATAACGCACTGGTTGCAACCTCTGCTGGTAGAGCAGGTGCTAGGTTTGTGGTCTAGGGATCAACTCCTGTCACATGcattcccctcccccctttcttATCATCCCCCTCTCCTCCCCTCTTGTGTGTGTAAGTAAAAGTTCCCTTGGGCAGGTTTATAGAATGTaaataacgaaaaaaaaaagaagtatagTATCAAAATTAacgaagaggagaagaggagaggggaATGGATATAATGTTGGAAAATAAGAACATTAGGAAATCTGCAATAATAAGACATGTGGCTTAGTTGCTACACTAAGTAATAACAAAAGCACCTCCCTCTAGTAGGAGAATATTACATGTTGAAGCAATGCTACCACTGGCGAAAAATTAAACAAAGCAAATGCAGCACCTCTTATTTATATAGTTCCAATTAACTGAGCATTAATCAATTAAGCTGGGTAGGGTGAGGGAGGGCAACCAGGGTAATCACCATAGGGAGCACCTGGCTTGTCTTTAGGTGGTGGTTTCTCCACTTTTGGGGGATTGTACACAGGTGTTGGTGGCTTCTGCTCTGGTGCTGGCTTCTCTGCCGGAGGAGGCTTGTAGACAGGAGTGGGTGGTTTGTTTTCTACTGGTGGTTTCTCTATTGGATGAGGCTTGTATACTGGTGGCTTCTCCACCGGAGGAGGCTTGGAGACAGGAGTGGGTGGTTTCTCCATCGGAGGAGGCTTGTAGACGGGAGTAGGTGGTTTGTGTTCCACT
This Macadamia integrifolia cultivar HAES 741 chromosome 10, SCU_Mint_v3, whole genome shotgun sequence DNA region includes the following protein-coding sequences:
- the LOC122092265 gene encoding repetitive proline-rich cell wall protein 2-like → MEKPPTPVSKPPPVEKPPVYKPHPIEKPPVENKPPTPVYKPPPAEKPAPEQKPPTPVYNPPKVEKPPPKDKPVLTIPSLADYQKQASSLYGKPPSPEYKPPPVKKPPPPEYKPPSSTPVYEKPPPMIKSPPPEQKPPKEERLATIQTEASFHGEATSACL